A single genomic interval of Candidatus Zixiibacteriota bacterium harbors:
- the aroQ gene encoding type II 3-dehydroquinate dehydratase, with product MNRTIVVINGPNLNLLAERQPEIYGSLSLGEIEQRLRTQASARGYALEFHQSNHEGEIVEWLQRYRRDVAGIIINPAAYSHTSGAILDALLTVTVPVVEVHLSNIYRREEFRRQSLTARACVGLISGLGPAGYDLALTYLIDSFRG from the coding sequence CTGAATCGAACGATCGTCGTGATCAACGGCCCCAATCTGAATCTGCTCGCCGAACGCCAGCCCGAAATCTACGGCTCGCTCTCCCTCGGTGAGATCGAACAACGCCTGCGTACCCAGGCGTCCGCCCGCGGCTACGCCCTGGAGTTTCATCAGAGCAATCACGAGGGCGAAATCGTTGAATGGCTCCAGCGCTACCGTCGCGATGTCGCCGGGATCATCATCAATCCCGCCGCCTATTCCCATACTTCCGGCGCAATCCTCGATGCGCTTCTGACCGTGACCGTCCCGGTCGTCGAAGTTCATCTCTCGAACATCTACCGCCGCGAGGAATTTCGCCGCCAGTCCCTGACCGCCCGCGCCTGCGTCGGGCTCATTAGCGGCCTCGGCCCCGCCGGCTATGACTTGGCATTGACTTACCTTATCGACTCTTTCCGAGGTTGA
- a CDS encoding aminotransferase class IV, whose translation MKYMYTNGKYHAPSVNNVSTMMQAMNYGTAAFEGMKAFYVEDRKGWFLFRPEKYYQRLCRSAGMIGLDFKLSFEEFVGIISTLIRKNNVRVDTYIRPLVYREEKGVGLMRPSTYGVSIFIQSIPFSSANQFRCCFVSQKRPTDGTYSGKLTGNYLLSFFSAQEAKDKGYDVGILSSTEGHVAEASIMNLFFVKDGKLFTPALDCGPLAGITRLSIIQLAREMLKMKVTEGKYRREKLLEADEIFFTGTGSGVNYVKQLERRKFNLERKGQIAPQLAAIFEDVVRLRHERYQDWLVKV comes from the coding sequence GTGAAATACATGTACACCAACGGCAAGTACCATGCGCCGTCCGTCAACAACGTCTCCACCATGATGCAGGCGATGAACTACGGCACCGCCGCGTTCGAAGGAATGAAGGCTTTCTACGTCGAAGACCGCAAAGGCTGGTTTCTCTTCCGTCCGGAGAAGTACTACCAGCGCCTCTGCCGTAGCGCCGGCATGATCGGGCTCGACTTTAAACTCTCGTTCGAGGAATTCGTCGGCATCATCAGCACGCTGATTCGCAAGAACAACGTCCGCGTCGATACCTACATCCGCCCGCTGGTCTACCGCGAAGAAAAAGGCGTCGGCCTGATGCGACCCTCCACTTATGGCGTCTCCATCTTCATCCAGTCAATTCCGTTTTCCTCCGCTAACCAGTTTCGCTGTTGCTTCGTCTCTCAGAAACGTCCGACCGACGGCACCTACTCCGGCAAACTCACCGGCAACTACCTGCTGTCGTTCTTCTCGGCGCAGGAGGCCAAGGACAAGGGCTACGACGTCGGCATCTTGTCTTCCACCGAGGGTCACGTGGCCGAGGCCTCGATCATGAATCTGTTCTTCGTCAAAGACGGCAAGCTGTTTACGCCGGCCCTTGACTGCGGTCCGCTGGCGGGCATCACGCGCTTGTCGATCATCCAGCTTGCCAGGGAAATGCTGAAGATGAAGGTGACGGAAGGGAAGTACCGGCGCGAGAAACTGCTCGAAGCCGACGAAATCTTCTTCACCGGCACCGGCTCCGGCGTCAACTACGTCAAGCAGCTCGAACGCCGCAAATTCAACCTCGAGCGCAAAGGCCAGATCGCGCCGCAATTGGCGGCCATCTTCGAAGACGTCGTCCGCCTGCGCCACGAGCGCTATCAAGACTGGCTCGTCAAAGTTTGA